The genomic region ACCTTTCACTAAGATGGTTGAATTTTCAACATTAACCTTACTAATCCTAGGATCGATAGGCGATGCACCTGCACCTCCCCTTGCAGAAAGATCAAAAGGCGCATTGTCAATTAAAAAACCGTGTGCACGAATAACATCAACACTACCATTCCTAAAATTAATCCAACCACCAAGACTTGCATGAAAAGCCATACTATTTTTCACACTCTCTGTGTTAGTACCATGCCCATTAATTTCCACTCCATCTAAATCAGTAGTACCTCCTAAAAACGATCTGACACCTGTTCCATTTATAAAATCAATTGACCCACCATTCATCGTACTTGTGGCAGCAGAAGAAGTAAACAAACCACTATTACGATCATTAAATTGAGAATCCCCTAGCATGCTAATATCTGTTCTAACCAAACTGACACTTGAACCTGTATTGACTGATATAACAGCCACATTCATTCCAGGAGAACTTGTATGAACTACTCCGTCACTTATTGCAATCATCCCACCGTTATCAACCTTAAGCTGCTCGAGTGAGTCTTTAACCTGACTATTTTGTATTACACCCGTTGGTTGTTTTCTGTTACCTACTATCACTTGCATTATTGTAGATATAAAATGGAAAGGATCTTCGGAGCCCATATTGGTGATAATCACAGTACCACTTCCTGCATCAACTTTTTTGCTTGTGAAGATTGTCTTTGTTGTAACAAAGTACGTACACGTTGGTGTTGGTACGCATTAACATCTATATTTTGAAAAAAACAAAGAACACTTACTGTAAAAACACACAAACACCTACGGTCTTTAAGCACTGTGATCATCATTTGATTATCCCGACAGAAATAAATAGAAATAATTTACAAAAATACTAAATAACCAAGAAAGGGCCCATAACATATTTTGAGCTGCTTTACAACATAATGTGCTTTATATGGTATGCTTTATTTTAATTGTGTGTAAAAAAAGTCTCATTATGGGTTCTAGTATTTTAAAGGAAAAGGATAAAACAATGATTCCAAAACATATAATACGAGTAGCGTCTATTTTGACTGCAATAATGAGTTTTGCGACTTTTTCTTGGGCAAATGTAACCATTGAGCATGCTTCAGGTTCTACGTCTATTCCCGCTTCTCCCAAAAAAGTTGTAGTGTTTGATCTTGCATCACTTGATAATATGAACCACCTTGGTATCAATGTAACAGTCGGGGTTCCTGAAGGCAAAAAGCCTGTATATCTGCAACATTTTGATGATGCACGTTATGAAAAAATTGGTACTTTTTTTGAACCAAATTATGAAAAAATTGCCACCTTTCAGCCTGACCTTATTATCATCTCTTCACGTACTCAATCCAAATATAAAGATTTATCAAAAATTGCCCCAACTATTGACTTGACAGTAGGAAATGAAAACTCTCTTAAAGACATCGAACGCAATATCACTATCCTTGGAAAAATTTTTGGCAAAGAACAAGAAGCTGAACAAGAAATCAAGAAACTCAATGAAATATTAGCAAAAGTTCGCAAAAACACCGAAGGGAAAGGCGCAGGGCTGATACTTATGACCTCTGGTGGAAAAATAAGTGCTTTGGGCCCTAAATCACGTTTTGATATCCTTCATTCTAGTTTTGGAATTTCTCCTGCAACAGATAAACTGATTGTGCAAAAGCATGGACAACTCATTTCACCTGAATTTATTTTCGACACAAATCCTGACTGGTTATTGGTTATTGATCGCGATGCTGCAATCGGGCGGGAAGGACAATCTGCAGCACAACTTCTCGACAATCAACTTATTCACCGTATAACAGCTTGGAAACAAAACCAGATCATCTATCTGGATTCTTGGAGTTGGTATCGAGCAAGTGGTGGTCTAACCGGATTATATGAAGCAGCAAAACAACTCAACGAAGCTTTTGCAAAAAGTAAATAATTTTACAAATAACTTGCTTACCATAAAAATAAAATTTAATAGCGGAGGTTGTTTTAACCTCTGCTATTTTCATTTTTCTTAAAGGAAGTTCAGTATGAAAAGTTACTGGATAGCCATAATAGTTATTGTTTTACTTTCTGTCGTAAGTATTTTTGTTGGTTATTCCGATGTAACACCTTCTAGCCTATTTTCAGGAGATCCGAATGCGTGGCTTCTTTTCTGGCAAACACGTATTCCCCGCACAGCTGCAGTGC from Bartonella schoenbuchensis R1 harbors:
- a CDS encoding siderophore ABC transporter substrate-binding protein; its protein translation is MIPKHIIRVASILTAIMSFATFSWANVTIEHASGSTSIPASPKKVVVFDLASLDNMNHLGINVTVGVPEGKKPVYLQHFDDARYEKIGTFFEPNYEKIATFQPDLIIISSRTQSKYKDLSKIAPTIDLTVGNENSLKDIERNITILGKIFGKEQEAEQEIKKLNEILAKVRKNTEGKGAGLILMTSGGKISALGPKSRFDILHSSFGISPATDKLIVQKHGQLISPEFIFDTNPDWLLVIDRDAAIGREGQSAAQLLDNQLIHRITAWKQNQIIYLDSWSWYRASGGLTGLYEAAKQLNEAFAKSK